Part of the Caldanaerobius fijiensis DSM 17918 genome is shown below.
AGAATAGAGTACACTGAGGGAGGGGAAAGTAAACACTGGAATCTTAAAGATACACAGTTTGGCCCTGAATTTGAACCTTTGGCAGAATTGCTCGTCGAGCGCAAGTTACAGCCGACGATAATATGCGAATCGAGGGGCATGATGGCAGAAGATGCTCTGGAACTTAAGAAGATTTATCTAAGTAAATTGAATCAGGGAGGTCGTGATGTATAGCAATAAACATAAAAAAATAGTGGTCAAAATAGGGACCAGCTCATTGACACATGAAAATGGGAAATTAGATATTGAAGCCATTGAAAAATTAGTAAGGCAAATTACAAATATCCGAAATGCCGGTATTGATATCTCGCTTGTGTCGTCAGGGGCGGTGGGAGCCGGTATGACCAGACTTCACCTTAATCATAGACCGACGTCTATCCGAGAGAAGCAGGCTGTAGCCGCAGTTGGACAAGGTATACTTATGCATATATATGAGAAATTATTTAGCGAATACGGTTTAAGTGTCGCGCAGATACTGCTCACTCGCGATGATTTGAGCATTAGGAAGAGATGTGTCAATTTTATAAATACCATGTCAAAGCTTTTTGAATATGGTGTTGTTCCTATCATCAACGAAAATGATACAGTGGCAACTGAAGAACTTATGTTAAAATTTGGTGATAACGATACTTTATCGGCTATGGTAGCAAGTCTTATCGGTGCTGATTTGCTTGTAATATTATCTGATATAGATGGGCTCTATGATAAGGATCCCCATGTATACGACGATGCCAGACTTATACCTTTAGTTGAAAATATAACGGAGGATATACAGATAACAGCGGGAGATGCCGTTAGTGGTTATGGCACCGGTGGTATGAGGACAAAATTGACAGCTGCTCGCATTGCCACAGCTTCCGGCGTCAGTATGATAATAGCAAACAGTCGGGCTGATATGGTTTTAAGTCGTATTGTCAGTGGAGAATCTATAGGTACGTTTTTTAAACCCTCTGCTCATAAGTTAAATAGCAAAGGTATATGGTTAGCATTTGGCTCTTTAAGTAGCGGTAAAATATTTATAGATGAAGGAGCAAAGGATGCTATTATCAATAATGGTAAGAGTTTATTAGCGTGTGGCATTAAGTATGTTGAGGGGGATTTTGATGCGGGAGATACAGTGACGGTGTACGATGAACAAGGTCGCGAGGTGGCAAGGGGCATAGTGAATTTTTCAGCCTGTGATGTAAAAAAGATAATGGGTTGTTCATCAGAAAAAATAGAAGAAATATTAGGCTCAAAAAGCTGTGATGAAGTGATACACAGGGATAACATGGTTAAAACGTGTTAGGGAGGAAAAAATATGCTTGATGAATTAGTGCAAAAATGCGCTCAAGCAAAAGATTCGTCGAGAAAAATGGGTATGTTATCATCGGACCAAAAAAATGAAATCCTTTTAAAGATGGCAGAGTCTCTTATGGATAATGAAGAACGCATATTAGAAGCTAACTTTTATGACGTAGAGAGAGAAAAGAAAAAAGGCCTTTCAAATGCGCTTATAGATAGATTGACGTTAAATCACAGGAGAATACAGGATATGGTGGATGGATTAAAGGAGTTGACCACCTTAAGTGATCCTGTTGGTGAAATTGAGGGCATGTGGAAAAGACCTAATGGATTGACTATAGGGAAAATTAGGGTCCCAATAGGTGTCATAGGTATAATATATGAAGCACGGCCAAATGTTACAGTAGATGCCGCTGGCTTATGTATCAAAGCGGGCAATTCGGTTGTACTCAAAGGTGGATCTGAAGCTATTGAGTCCAATAAGACAATAGTAGATATCATTTCAAAAGCAGCTTACAGGGCCGGTGCACCAATGGGTTGTATCCAGCTTATAGAGGATACCGACAGGGAAACCGTAAAACGATTGATGAGGATGAACGAATATCTTGATGTGCTCATACCAAGAGGCGGTGCAGGTTTAATAAAAGCGGTAGTACAGAATGCTACTGTTCCTGTCATTGAAACAGGTGTTGGCAACTGTCACACTTATGTAGACGATGAGGCAGATCTTAAAAAAGCGGAAGAGATAGCATTTAATGCGAAAGTACAACGCCCAGGTGTATGCAATGCCATGGAAACCTTGCTAGTAAACGAAAAAATAGCTCAAGTTTTTTTACCTCCAATGATAGAGCGATTTAAAAAAGCAGGTGTTGAAATACGGGGATGTGAAAAGACGAGAGCAATTTGTCCTGAGGTGGTTCCAGCGACTGAGGAGGATTGGGCGACGGAGTATCTTGACCTTATCCTGGCAGTTAAAGTCGTTAGAGATATTGATGAAGCTATAGAGCATATTTATAAGTACGGGACCAAGCATTCTGAAGCAATAGTGACTGAAAATTACAGCAAAGCCAAAAAATTTTTGAGAGA
Proteins encoded:
- the proB gene encoding glutamate 5-kinase; the encoded protein is MYSNKHKKIVVKIGTSSLTHENGKLDIEAIEKLVRQITNIRNAGIDISLVSSGAVGAGMTRLHLNHRPTSIREKQAVAAVGQGILMHIYEKLFSEYGLSVAQILLTRDDLSIRKRCVNFINTMSKLFEYGVVPIINENDTVATEELMLKFGDNDTLSAMVASLIGADLLVILSDIDGLYDKDPHVYDDARLIPLVENITEDIQITAGDAVSGYGTGGMRTKLTAARIATASGVSMIIANSRADMVLSRIVSGESIGTFFKPSAHKLNSKGIWLAFGSLSSGKIFIDEGAKDAIINNGKSLLACGIKYVEGDFDAGDTVTVYDEQGREVARGIVNFSACDVKKIMGCSSEKIEEILGSKSCDEVIHRDNMVKTC
- a CDS encoding glutamate-5-semialdehyde dehydrogenase → MLDELVQKCAQAKDSSRKMGMLSSDQKNEILLKMAESLMDNEERILEANFYDVEREKKKGLSNALIDRLTLNHRRIQDMVDGLKELTTLSDPVGEIEGMWKRPNGLTIGKIRVPIGVIGIIYEARPNVTVDAAGLCIKAGNSVVLKGGSEAIESNKTIVDIISKAAYRAGAPMGCIQLIEDTDRETVKRLMRMNEYLDVLIPRGGAGLIKAVVQNATVPVIETGVGNCHTYVDDEADLKKAEEIAFNAKVQRPGVCNAMETLLVNEKIAQVFLPPMIERFKKAGVEIRGCEKTRAICPEVVPATEEDWATEYLDLILAVKVVRDIDEAIEHIYKYGTKHSEAIVTENYSKAKKFLREVDAAAVYVNASTRFTDGGQYGFGAEIGISTQKLHARGPMGLKELTTYKYIVLGDGQIRT